A stretch of the Neodiprion lecontei isolate iyNeoLeco1 chromosome 4, iyNeoLeco1.1, whole genome shotgun sequence genome encodes the following:
- the LOC107220024 gene encoding separin isoform X1, producing the protein MPAGRFNYTEVWRKYKKCQEVIDSFTDFESSAESPVYTDQNLEINIKKLISWMQSHPSCVEYMSLNKMLAISCLMDDREVEAIYHLIESHAVLLHLQVQHRYNKTQERQMLLEEPQTFGLNPAYIKFNSDEEVKDCASTVTDRLKEFPEEWYMVQLTAQYESSKSSIYNTSEMIGMVPIHISVLPTGQNGIHPFCITVPKPKLSTNYDVCKEIRDILSSNRMDLQATYANHRLYWKMRDKQNNRMKMAICELESTWLREWRVLLIADPIEDLSVVKDVREMINKLITDNKSSNCISERTRWLLHKIALGACFLTRTEIALAIKYILPLDEKLCDSIILSIYGKLNSLTPLMSVKRKTLVLIIDEILDHIPFEVMDVLTNHPVTRFPSLHMAYALYKEHEETIENGCKVIKIGKNNGSFMVNPSGNLPELEKRMKLFIEYWLPHWTGTYNIQPDEKSFECALTNYDILMYSGHGSGIQYLSGERIEKLRVKAIVLLFGCGSAKLWSVGGRFPPIGVSNQYLIACSPCILGMLWEVTDGDVDRLTANLMGNWIPSPAPRPWSEVKMNEWSNGILAFKNMDLENGISTMSLSESRPCKTSVEPEMLRALAKYRGSCSQYMTMAAVVVRGLPVRLK; encoded by the exons ATGCCCGCAGGTCGTTTTAATTATACCGAAGTCTGGcggaagtataaaaaatgtcaagagGTTATAGACAGTTTTACAGACTTTGAAAGTTCAGCCGAATCTCCAGTATATACCGATCAGAATTTggaaattaatattaaaaaattaatttcctgGATGCAATCGCATCCAAGTTGCGTTGAATATATGAGTCTTAACAAAATGCTTGCTATATCTTGTCTGATG GATGACAGAGAAGTAGAAGCCATTTATCACTTGATCGAATCTCATGCTGTTCTGCTACACCTCCAAGTACAGCATCGATACAATAAAACTCAGGAGCGACAAATGTTGCTGGAAGAACCACAAACATTTGGACTTAATCCTGCCTATATAAAATTTAACAGTGATGAAGAAGTGAAAGATTGTGCATCTACTGTGACAGACAGATTAAAAGAATTTCCAGAAG AGTGGTACATGGTCCAGCTGACGGCACAATATGAATCTAGTAAAAGTTCAATTTATAACACGTCTGAAATGATTGGTATGGTTCCTATTCACATATCAGTACTACCTACGGGACAAAATGGAATTCATCCCTTTTGTATAACTGTTCCAAAGCCCAAACTAAGCACAAATTATGACGTTTGCAAAGAGATACGTGATATTTTAAGTAGCAATAGGATGGATTTACAGGCAACTTATGCTAATCACCGTTTGTATTGGAAAATGCGagataaacaaaataacagGATGAAA ATGGCAATTTGTGAATTAGAATCTACATGGCTTAGGGAGTGGAGAGTTCTTTTGATTGCGGATCCTATAGAAGATTTGAGTGTAGTAAAAGATGTGCGAGAAATGATCAACAAGCTTATTACAGACAATAAATCATC GAATTGTATATCAGAACGTACTAGGTGGCTACTCCATAAAATAGCACTGGGTGCTTGCTTTCTGACAAGGACAGAAATTGCTTTAGCAATTAAATATATTCTGCCACTCGATGAAAAACTTTGTGATAGTATAATATTGTCTATCTATGGTAAATTGAACAGCCTCACTCCACTGATGTCAGTCAAGCGAAAAACTTTGGTTTTAATTATAGATGAG ATACTTGACCACATTCCATTCGAAGTCATGGATGTTCTTACAAATCATCCAGTAACACGTTTTCCCTCACTACACATGGCATATGCACTGTACAAAGAACATGAAGAAACGATCGAAAATGGTTGTAAGGTcataaaaatcggaaaaaacaATGGTAGCTTTATGGTCAATCCATCAGGAAATTTACCCGAGCTTGAGAAACGTATGAAATTGTTCATTGAGTACTGGTTACCACATTGGACAGGAACTTATAATATTCAACCAGATGAAAAGAGTTTTGAATGTGCTTTAACCAACTATGACATATTAAT GTATAGTGGACATGGAAGTGGAATACAATACTTATCAGGGGAGAGAATCGAGAAATTACGAGTAAAGGCTATTGTTCTCTTATTTGGCTGTGGGAGTGCAAAGCTGTGGTCAGTAGGTGGAAGGTTTCCACCGATTGGAGTCTCCAACCAATATCTTATAGCATGCAG TCCTTGTATATTGGGTATGCTGTGGGAAGTCACTGACGGTGATGTAGATAGACTGACAGCAAATTTGATGGGAAATTGGATTCCTTCGCCAGCACCACGGCCTTGGTCAGAGGTCAAGATGAATGAATGGTCTAATGGAATATTGG CATTCAAGAACATGGATTTGGAAAATGGCATTTCAACAATGTCTCTATCTGAATCAAGACCTTGCAAAACATCGGTAGAACCAGAGATGCTGCGGGCTTTAGCTAAGTATAGAGGATCATGCTCCCAGTACATGACAATGGCTGCAGTTGTGGTCCGTGGACTTCCTGTAAGACTAAagtga
- the LOC107220030 gene encoding mannose-1-phosphate guanyltransferase beta codes for MPEKKKKLDTMRALILVGGYGTRLRPLTLSRPKPLVEFANKPMLLHQIEALVEAGVTEVVLAVSYRAEQMEKELGEEAKKLGVNLIFSHESEPLGTAGPLALARDVLSSSNDPFFVLNSDIICDFPFKELVNFHRNHGREGTIVVTKVEEPSKYGVVVYGEGGRINSFIEKPQEFVSNKINAGMYILNPSVLNRIKLQPTSIEKEVFPGMAQDGELYAMELQGFWMDVGQPKDFLTGMCMYLASLRQKSPGKLYSGPGIVGNVLVDPTAKIGEGCRIGPNVTVGPGVILEDGCCVKKCTLLKGATVKEHAWLEGCIVGWRSVVGRWVRMEGTTVLGEDVIVKDELYINGGQVLPHKSIATSVPEPQIIM; via the exons ATGcctgagaagaagaaaaaacttgaCACTATGCGAGCTTTAATTTTGGTCGGTGGTTATGGAACCAGATTACGTCCACTTACGCTAAGTCGGCCCAAACCTCTGGTTGAATTTGCTAACAAACCAATGCTCTTACATCAAATAGAAGCATTG GTTGAGGCAGGAGTAACAGAAGTAGTGCTTGCTGTCTCATACAGAGCTGAGCAAATGGAGAAAGAGCTCGGCGAAGAAGCAAAGAAGCTTGGGgttaatttgatattttcacaTGAATCAGAGCCTTTAGGGACTGCCGGTCCTCTTGCGTTGGCTAGAGATGTATTGAGTTCCAGCAACGATCCATTCTTTGTCCTTAACTCTGACATAATATGTGATTTTCCATTCAAAGAGTTGGTTAATTTTCACAGAAATCATGGCAGGGAGGGTACAATTGTTGTTACTAAAGTTGAGGAACCATCTAAGTACGGCGTTGTTGTTTATGGAGAGGGTGGTAGAATTAACAGTTTCATCGAGAAACCCCAGGAATTCGTTTCCAACAAAATTAATGCTG GAATGTACATCCTGAATCCAAGTGTGCTGAATCGGATAAAATTGCAGCCTACTAGCATAGAGAAAGAAGTGTTTCCTGGCATGGCTCAAGATGGGGAATTATATGCCATGGAACTTCAGGGTTTTTGGATGGACGTTGGACAGCCCAAAGATTTTCTCACTG GTATGTGTATGTACTTGGCATCTCTGAGACAAAAATCGCCGGGAAAGTTGTATTCAGGACCAGGAATAGTAGGTAACGTACTCGTTGACCCTACAGCGAAAATTGGGGAAGGCTGCAGGATTGGTCCAAATGTCACCGTAGGACCAGGAGTGATCCTTGAAGACGGCTGTTGCGTCAAAAAATGTACCTTGCTGAAAGGGGCAACAGTCAAAGAGCATGCTTGGCTTGAAGG ATGCATTGTCGGATGGAGAAGTGTGGTTGGACGATGGGTTCGAATGGAGGGTACAACTGTGTTGGGTGAAGATGTGATAGTTAAAGATGAATTGTACATCAACGGTGGACAGGTCTTACCTCACAAAAGTATAGCCACTTCAGTGCCCGAACCTCAGATTATCATGTGA
- the LOC107220024 gene encoding separin isoform X4, with product MKAVGLLPVDDREVEAIYHLIESHAVLLHLQVQHRYNKTQERQMLLEEPQTFGLNPAYIKFNSDEEVKDCASTVTDRLKEFPEEWYMVQLTAQYESSKSSIYNTSEMIGMVPIHISVLPTGQNGIHPFCITVPKPKLSTNYDVCKEIRDILSSNRMDLQATYANHRLYWKMRDKQNNRMKMAICELESTWLREWRVLLIADPIEDLSVVKDVREMINKLITDNKSSNCISERTRWLLHKIALGACFLTRTEIALAIKYILPLDEKLCDSIILSIYGKLNSLTPLMSVKRKTLVLIIDEILDHIPFEVMDVLTNHPVTRFPSLHMAYALYKEHEETIENGCKVIKIGKNNGSFMVNPSGNLPELEKRMKLFIEYWLPHWTGTYNIQPDEKSFECALTNYDILMYSGHGSGIQYLSGERIEKLRVKAIVLLFGCGSAKLWSVGGRFPPIGVSNQYLIACSPCILGMLWEVTDGDVDRLTANLMGNWIPSPAPRPWSEVKMNEWSNGILAFKNMDLENGISTMSLSESRPCKTSVEPEMLRALAKYRGSCSQYMTMAAVVVRGLPVRLK from the exons ATGAAAGCGGTTGGGTTACTACCGGTT GATGACAGAGAAGTAGAAGCCATTTATCACTTGATCGAATCTCATGCTGTTCTGCTACACCTCCAAGTACAGCATCGATACAATAAAACTCAGGAGCGACAAATGTTGCTGGAAGAACCACAAACATTTGGACTTAATCCTGCCTATATAAAATTTAACAGTGATGAAGAAGTGAAAGATTGTGCATCTACTGTGACAGACAGATTAAAAGAATTTCCAGAAG AGTGGTACATGGTCCAGCTGACGGCACAATATGAATCTAGTAAAAGTTCAATTTATAACACGTCTGAAATGATTGGTATGGTTCCTATTCACATATCAGTACTACCTACGGGACAAAATGGAATTCATCCCTTTTGTATAACTGTTCCAAAGCCCAAACTAAGCACAAATTATGACGTTTGCAAAGAGATACGTGATATTTTAAGTAGCAATAGGATGGATTTACAGGCAACTTATGCTAATCACCGTTTGTATTGGAAAATGCGagataaacaaaataacagGATGAAA ATGGCAATTTGTGAATTAGAATCTACATGGCTTAGGGAGTGGAGAGTTCTTTTGATTGCGGATCCTATAGAAGATTTGAGTGTAGTAAAAGATGTGCGAGAAATGATCAACAAGCTTATTACAGACAATAAATCATC GAATTGTATATCAGAACGTACTAGGTGGCTACTCCATAAAATAGCACTGGGTGCTTGCTTTCTGACAAGGACAGAAATTGCTTTAGCAATTAAATATATTCTGCCACTCGATGAAAAACTTTGTGATAGTATAATATTGTCTATCTATGGTAAATTGAACAGCCTCACTCCACTGATGTCAGTCAAGCGAAAAACTTTGGTTTTAATTATAGATGAG ATACTTGACCACATTCCATTCGAAGTCATGGATGTTCTTACAAATCATCCAGTAACACGTTTTCCCTCACTACACATGGCATATGCACTGTACAAAGAACATGAAGAAACGATCGAAAATGGTTGTAAGGTcataaaaatcggaaaaaacaATGGTAGCTTTATGGTCAATCCATCAGGAAATTTACCCGAGCTTGAGAAACGTATGAAATTGTTCATTGAGTACTGGTTACCACATTGGACAGGAACTTATAATATTCAACCAGATGAAAAGAGTTTTGAATGTGCTTTAACCAACTATGACATATTAAT GTATAGTGGACATGGAAGTGGAATACAATACTTATCAGGGGAGAGAATCGAGAAATTACGAGTAAAGGCTATTGTTCTCTTATTTGGCTGTGGGAGTGCAAAGCTGTGGTCAGTAGGTGGAAGGTTTCCACCGATTGGAGTCTCCAACCAATATCTTATAGCATGCAG TCCTTGTATATTGGGTATGCTGTGGGAAGTCACTGACGGTGATGTAGATAGACTGACAGCAAATTTGATGGGAAATTGGATTCCTTCGCCAGCACCACGGCCTTGGTCAGAGGTCAAGATGAATGAATGGTCTAATGGAATATTGG CATTCAAGAACATGGATTTGGAAAATGGCATTTCAACAATGTCTCTATCTGAATCAAGACCTTGCAAAACATCGGTAGAACCAGAGATGCTGCGGGCTTTAGCTAAGTATAGAGGATCATGCTCCCAGTACATGACAATGGCTGCAGTTGTGGTCCGTGGACTTCCTGTAAGACTAAagtga
- the LOC107220024 gene encoding separin isoform X2 has translation MGRFNYTEVWRKYKKCQEVIDSFTDFESSAESPVYTDQNLEINIKKLISWMQSHPSCVEYMSLNKMLAISCLMDDREVEAIYHLIESHAVLLHLQVQHRYNKTQERQMLLEEPQTFGLNPAYIKFNSDEEVKDCASTVTDRLKEFPEEWYMVQLTAQYESSKSSIYNTSEMIGMVPIHISVLPTGQNGIHPFCITVPKPKLSTNYDVCKEIRDILSSNRMDLQATYANHRLYWKMRDKQNNRMKMAICELESTWLREWRVLLIADPIEDLSVVKDVREMINKLITDNKSSNCISERTRWLLHKIALGACFLTRTEIALAIKYILPLDEKLCDSIILSIYGKLNSLTPLMSVKRKTLVLIIDEILDHIPFEVMDVLTNHPVTRFPSLHMAYALYKEHEETIENGCKVIKIGKNNGSFMVNPSGNLPELEKRMKLFIEYWLPHWTGTYNIQPDEKSFECALTNYDILMYSGHGSGIQYLSGERIEKLRVKAIVLLFGCGSAKLWSVGGRFPPIGVSNQYLIACSPCILGMLWEVTDGDVDRLTANLMGNWIPSPAPRPWSEVKMNEWSNGILAFKNMDLENGISTMSLSESRPCKTSVEPEMLRALAKYRGSCSQYMTMAAVVVRGLPVRLK, from the exons ATGG GTCGTTTTAATTATACCGAAGTCTGGcggaagtataaaaaatgtcaagagGTTATAGACAGTTTTACAGACTTTGAAAGTTCAGCCGAATCTCCAGTATATACCGATCAGAATTTggaaattaatattaaaaaattaatttcctgGATGCAATCGCATCCAAGTTGCGTTGAATATATGAGTCTTAACAAAATGCTTGCTATATCTTGTCTGATG GATGACAGAGAAGTAGAAGCCATTTATCACTTGATCGAATCTCATGCTGTTCTGCTACACCTCCAAGTACAGCATCGATACAATAAAACTCAGGAGCGACAAATGTTGCTGGAAGAACCACAAACATTTGGACTTAATCCTGCCTATATAAAATTTAACAGTGATGAAGAAGTGAAAGATTGTGCATCTACTGTGACAGACAGATTAAAAGAATTTCCAGAAG AGTGGTACATGGTCCAGCTGACGGCACAATATGAATCTAGTAAAAGTTCAATTTATAACACGTCTGAAATGATTGGTATGGTTCCTATTCACATATCAGTACTACCTACGGGACAAAATGGAATTCATCCCTTTTGTATAACTGTTCCAAAGCCCAAACTAAGCACAAATTATGACGTTTGCAAAGAGATACGTGATATTTTAAGTAGCAATAGGATGGATTTACAGGCAACTTATGCTAATCACCGTTTGTATTGGAAAATGCGagataaacaaaataacagGATGAAA ATGGCAATTTGTGAATTAGAATCTACATGGCTTAGGGAGTGGAGAGTTCTTTTGATTGCGGATCCTATAGAAGATTTGAGTGTAGTAAAAGATGTGCGAGAAATGATCAACAAGCTTATTACAGACAATAAATCATC GAATTGTATATCAGAACGTACTAGGTGGCTACTCCATAAAATAGCACTGGGTGCTTGCTTTCTGACAAGGACAGAAATTGCTTTAGCAATTAAATATATTCTGCCACTCGATGAAAAACTTTGTGATAGTATAATATTGTCTATCTATGGTAAATTGAACAGCCTCACTCCACTGATGTCAGTCAAGCGAAAAACTTTGGTTTTAATTATAGATGAG ATACTTGACCACATTCCATTCGAAGTCATGGATGTTCTTACAAATCATCCAGTAACACGTTTTCCCTCACTACACATGGCATATGCACTGTACAAAGAACATGAAGAAACGATCGAAAATGGTTGTAAGGTcataaaaatcggaaaaaacaATGGTAGCTTTATGGTCAATCCATCAGGAAATTTACCCGAGCTTGAGAAACGTATGAAATTGTTCATTGAGTACTGGTTACCACATTGGACAGGAACTTATAATATTCAACCAGATGAAAAGAGTTTTGAATGTGCTTTAACCAACTATGACATATTAAT GTATAGTGGACATGGAAGTGGAATACAATACTTATCAGGGGAGAGAATCGAGAAATTACGAGTAAAGGCTATTGTTCTCTTATTTGGCTGTGGGAGTGCAAAGCTGTGGTCAGTAGGTGGAAGGTTTCCACCGATTGGAGTCTCCAACCAATATCTTATAGCATGCAG TCCTTGTATATTGGGTATGCTGTGGGAAGTCACTGACGGTGATGTAGATAGACTGACAGCAAATTTGATGGGAAATTGGATTCCTTCGCCAGCACCACGGCCTTGGTCAGAGGTCAAGATGAATGAATGGTCTAATGGAATATTGG CATTCAAGAACATGGATTTGGAAAATGGCATTTCAACAATGTCTCTATCTGAATCAAGACCTTGCAAAACATCGGTAGAACCAGAGATGCTGCGGGCTTTAGCTAAGTATAGAGGATCATGCTCCCAGTACATGACAATGGCTGCAGTTGTGGTCCGTGGACTTCCTGTAAGACTAAagtga
- the LOC107219931 gene encoding uncharacterized protein CG4449, with the protein MDSSSDDDCYINSAKTLKALKKQLIVNGSPSDQEASAVPQDGTQPYMLEDCLISEVHLAPKTKRSSRRTRGRGPRMSRRIADREPEESEILPQLFAKKPPVQSISLIDSDPEDMIVTMNSDDDKDAAGDDALVNYEMTIKINWQSARLERVPLRRYQEFSKVFEYFSTMVNIPQERIWLVLRNEITIKPSDTPDSLGLTIVDIIEGGIIDGSTEHRCTDKTIVDKDSINIKIQTKDQKKTLNISIKKGQKIKVLMMKCAEQLNIPEDKIKFQFDGEPVHPNETAESLDLEGGECFDMYTIP; encoded by the exons ATGGATAGTTCTTCGGATGACGACTGTTACATTAATTCTGCGAAAACATTAAAAG CATTAAAGAAACAACTGATCGTTAATGGCAGTCCCAGCGATCAAGAAGCATCAGCAGTCCCACAGGATGGGACGCAACCCTATATGCTTGAAGATTGCTTAATTAG TGAGGTGCACTTAGCACCTAAAACTAAAAGATCTTCGCGTAGAACTCGTGGTAGAGGTCCCAGAATGAGTCGGAGAATAGCTGATCGCGAACCAGAAGAATCAGAGATCCTTCCACaactttttgccaaaaaaCCACCAGTTCAATCA ATTTCTTTAATAGATTCTGATCCAGAAGACATGATAGTTACAATGAATTCTGATGATGACAAAGATGCAGCAGGTGATGATGCACTTGTAAATTATGAAATGACCATAAAAATCAATTGGCAATCTGCTAGACTCGAGCGTGTACCTCTCAGACGG TATCAAGAGTTCTCAAAGGTTTTTGAGTACTTCTCTACAATGGTAAACATACCTCAAGAGAGAATATGGTTAGTTTTGCGAAATGAGATCACGATAAAACCAAGTGATACACCAGATTCCTTAGGTCTCACTATTGTAGATATAATTG aggGTGGAATTATTGATGGTAGTACGGAGCATCGTTGTACTGATAAAACCATTGTGGACAAGGATAGTATCAACATTAAAATTCAAACCAAGGATCAAAAGAAAACACTGAATATTTCCATTAAGAAAGGTCAAAAAATTAAGGTACTCATGATGAAATGTGCAGAGCAACTGAACATTCCAGAAGACAAGATCAAATTCCAATTTGACGGTGAGCCAGTACACCCTAATGAAACTGCTGAGAGTTTGGACTTGGAAGGCGGAGAATGCTTCGATATGTATACAATACcgtaa
- the LOC107220024 gene encoding separin isoform X3 — MPAGRFNYTEVWRKYKKCQEDDREVEAIYHLIESHAVLLHLQVQHRYNKTQERQMLLEEPQTFGLNPAYIKFNSDEEVKDCASTVTDRLKEFPEEWYMVQLTAQYESSKSSIYNTSEMIGMVPIHISVLPTGQNGIHPFCITVPKPKLSTNYDVCKEIRDILSSNRMDLQATYANHRLYWKMRDKQNNRMKMAICELESTWLREWRVLLIADPIEDLSVVKDVREMINKLITDNKSSNCISERTRWLLHKIALGACFLTRTEIALAIKYILPLDEKLCDSIILSIYGKLNSLTPLMSVKRKTLVLIIDEILDHIPFEVMDVLTNHPVTRFPSLHMAYALYKEHEETIENGCKVIKIGKNNGSFMVNPSGNLPELEKRMKLFIEYWLPHWTGTYNIQPDEKSFECALTNYDILMYSGHGSGIQYLSGERIEKLRVKAIVLLFGCGSAKLWSVGGRFPPIGVSNQYLIACSPCILGMLWEVTDGDVDRLTANLMGNWIPSPAPRPWSEVKMNEWSNGILAFKNMDLENGISTMSLSESRPCKTSVEPEMLRALAKYRGSCSQYMTMAAVVVRGLPVRLK, encoded by the exons ATGCCCGCAGGTCGTTTTAATTATACCGAAGTCTGGcggaagtataaaaaatgtcaagag GATGACAGAGAAGTAGAAGCCATTTATCACTTGATCGAATCTCATGCTGTTCTGCTACACCTCCAAGTACAGCATCGATACAATAAAACTCAGGAGCGACAAATGTTGCTGGAAGAACCACAAACATTTGGACTTAATCCTGCCTATATAAAATTTAACAGTGATGAAGAAGTGAAAGATTGTGCATCTACTGTGACAGACAGATTAAAAGAATTTCCAGAAG AGTGGTACATGGTCCAGCTGACGGCACAATATGAATCTAGTAAAAGTTCAATTTATAACACGTCTGAAATGATTGGTATGGTTCCTATTCACATATCAGTACTACCTACGGGACAAAATGGAATTCATCCCTTTTGTATAACTGTTCCAAAGCCCAAACTAAGCACAAATTATGACGTTTGCAAAGAGATACGTGATATTTTAAGTAGCAATAGGATGGATTTACAGGCAACTTATGCTAATCACCGTTTGTATTGGAAAATGCGagataaacaaaataacagGATGAAA ATGGCAATTTGTGAATTAGAATCTACATGGCTTAGGGAGTGGAGAGTTCTTTTGATTGCGGATCCTATAGAAGATTTGAGTGTAGTAAAAGATGTGCGAGAAATGATCAACAAGCTTATTACAGACAATAAATCATC GAATTGTATATCAGAACGTACTAGGTGGCTACTCCATAAAATAGCACTGGGTGCTTGCTTTCTGACAAGGACAGAAATTGCTTTAGCAATTAAATATATTCTGCCACTCGATGAAAAACTTTGTGATAGTATAATATTGTCTATCTATGGTAAATTGAACAGCCTCACTCCACTGATGTCAGTCAAGCGAAAAACTTTGGTTTTAATTATAGATGAG ATACTTGACCACATTCCATTCGAAGTCATGGATGTTCTTACAAATCATCCAGTAACACGTTTTCCCTCACTACACATGGCATATGCACTGTACAAAGAACATGAAGAAACGATCGAAAATGGTTGTAAGGTcataaaaatcggaaaaaacaATGGTAGCTTTATGGTCAATCCATCAGGAAATTTACCCGAGCTTGAGAAACGTATGAAATTGTTCATTGAGTACTGGTTACCACATTGGACAGGAACTTATAATATTCAACCAGATGAAAAGAGTTTTGAATGTGCTTTAACCAACTATGACATATTAAT GTATAGTGGACATGGAAGTGGAATACAATACTTATCAGGGGAGAGAATCGAGAAATTACGAGTAAAGGCTATTGTTCTCTTATTTGGCTGTGGGAGTGCAAAGCTGTGGTCAGTAGGTGGAAGGTTTCCACCGATTGGAGTCTCCAACCAATATCTTATAGCATGCAG TCCTTGTATATTGGGTATGCTGTGGGAAGTCACTGACGGTGATGTAGATAGACTGACAGCAAATTTGATGGGAAATTGGATTCCTTCGCCAGCACCACGGCCTTGGTCAGAGGTCAAGATGAATGAATGGTCTAATGGAATATTGG CATTCAAGAACATGGATTTGGAAAATGGCATTTCAACAATGTCTCTATCTGAATCAAGACCTTGCAAAACATCGGTAGAACCAGAGATGCTGCGGGCTTTAGCTAAGTATAGAGGATCATGCTCCCAGTACATGACAATGGCTGCAGTTGTGGTCCGTGGACTTCCTGTAAGACTAAagtga
- the LOC107220024 gene encoding separin isoform X5: MLLEEPQTFGLNPAYIKFNSDEEVKDCASTVTDRLKEFPEEWYMVQLTAQYESSKSSIYNTSEMIGMVPIHISVLPTGQNGIHPFCITVPKPKLSTNYDVCKEIRDILSSNRMDLQATYANHRLYWKMRDKQNNRMKMAICELESTWLREWRVLLIADPIEDLSVVKDVREMINKLITDNKSSNCISERTRWLLHKIALGACFLTRTEIALAIKYILPLDEKLCDSIILSIYGKLNSLTPLMSVKRKTLVLIIDEILDHIPFEVMDVLTNHPVTRFPSLHMAYALYKEHEETIENGCKVIKIGKNNGSFMVNPSGNLPELEKRMKLFIEYWLPHWTGTYNIQPDEKSFECALTNYDILMYSGHGSGIQYLSGERIEKLRVKAIVLLFGCGSAKLWSVGGRFPPIGVSNQYLIACSPCILGMLWEVTDGDVDRLTANLMGNWIPSPAPRPWSEVKMNEWSNGILAFKNMDLENGISTMSLSESRPCKTSVEPEMLRALAKYRGSCSQYMTMAAVVVRGLPVRLK; encoded by the exons ATGTTGCTGGAAGAACCACAAACATTTGGACTTAATCCTGCCTATATAAAATTTAACAGTGATGAAGAAGTGAAAGATTGTGCATCTACTGTGACAGACAGATTAAAAGAATTTCCAGAAG AGTGGTACATGGTCCAGCTGACGGCACAATATGAATCTAGTAAAAGTTCAATTTATAACACGTCTGAAATGATTGGTATGGTTCCTATTCACATATCAGTACTACCTACGGGACAAAATGGAATTCATCCCTTTTGTATAACTGTTCCAAAGCCCAAACTAAGCACAAATTATGACGTTTGCAAAGAGATACGTGATATTTTAAGTAGCAATAGGATGGATTTACAGGCAACTTATGCTAATCACCGTTTGTATTGGAAAATGCGagataaacaaaataacagGATGAAA ATGGCAATTTGTGAATTAGAATCTACATGGCTTAGGGAGTGGAGAGTTCTTTTGATTGCGGATCCTATAGAAGATTTGAGTGTAGTAAAAGATGTGCGAGAAATGATCAACAAGCTTATTACAGACAATAAATCATC GAATTGTATATCAGAACGTACTAGGTGGCTACTCCATAAAATAGCACTGGGTGCTTGCTTTCTGACAAGGACAGAAATTGCTTTAGCAATTAAATATATTCTGCCACTCGATGAAAAACTTTGTGATAGTATAATATTGTCTATCTATGGTAAATTGAACAGCCTCACTCCACTGATGTCAGTCAAGCGAAAAACTTTGGTTTTAATTATAGATGAG ATACTTGACCACATTCCATTCGAAGTCATGGATGTTCTTACAAATCATCCAGTAACACGTTTTCCCTCACTACACATGGCATATGCACTGTACAAAGAACATGAAGAAACGATCGAAAATGGTTGTAAGGTcataaaaatcggaaaaaacaATGGTAGCTTTATGGTCAATCCATCAGGAAATTTACCCGAGCTTGAGAAACGTATGAAATTGTTCATTGAGTACTGGTTACCACATTGGACAGGAACTTATAATATTCAACCAGATGAAAAGAGTTTTGAATGTGCTTTAACCAACTATGACATATTAAT GTATAGTGGACATGGAAGTGGAATACAATACTTATCAGGGGAGAGAATCGAGAAATTACGAGTAAAGGCTATTGTTCTCTTATTTGGCTGTGGGAGTGCAAAGCTGTGGTCAGTAGGTGGAAGGTTTCCACCGATTGGAGTCTCCAACCAATATCTTATAGCATGCAG TCCTTGTATATTGGGTATGCTGTGGGAAGTCACTGACGGTGATGTAGATAGACTGACAGCAAATTTGATGGGAAATTGGATTCCTTCGCCAGCACCACGGCCTTGGTCAGAGGTCAAGATGAATGAATGGTCTAATGGAATATTGG CATTCAAGAACATGGATTTGGAAAATGGCATTTCAACAATGTCTCTATCTGAATCAAGACCTTGCAAAACATCGGTAGAACCAGAGATGCTGCGGGCTTTAGCTAAGTATAGAGGATCATGCTCCCAGTACATGACAATGGCTGCAGTTGTGGTCCGTGGACTTCCTGTAAGACTAAagtga